The following coding sequences lie in one Streptomyces sp. NBC_00510 genomic window:
- a CDS encoding SDR family oxidoreductase, producing the protein MKDVAVPDLRGKLAVVTGASDGVGLGLAERLAGAGAELILPVRNPVKGAAAVQRIKSTTPEAAVSTRDLDLASLESVGCLADALILDGRPVHLLVNNAGVMTPPTRHSTADGFELQFGTNYLGHFALTGRLMPLLQAGRARVTTMTSSAARGIRIPWDDLQSERRYAPIRAYGLSKLADLLFALQLQRLSAAGGWGVTSNAAHPGTTLTNLYASGPNLGRSRPAPHEAIMRRLARWGLFAQTVDAGLLPPLYAATSPDAGGGRLYGPDGIGQFTGASTELTIYKSARREEDATRLWGVSERLTGVSFATASL; encoded by the coding sequence ATGAAGGACGTCGCCGTGCCGGATCTGCGGGGAAAGCTCGCCGTCGTGACAGGGGCCAGCGACGGAGTGGGCCTTGGTCTGGCCGAGCGCCTTGCCGGCGCGGGCGCCGAATTGATCCTCCCGGTGCGCAATCCGGTCAAGGGTGCCGCGGCGGTCCAGCGGATCAAGTCGACCACCCCCGAGGCGGCGGTCTCCACTCGCGATCTCGATCTGGCGTCCCTGGAATCGGTCGGATGTCTGGCGGACGCCTTGATCTTGGACGGCCGACCCGTCCATCTGCTGGTCAACAACGCCGGCGTGATGACACCGCCCACCCGGCACAGCACCGCGGATGGATTCGAGTTGCAGTTCGGAACCAACTATCTCGGCCACTTCGCGCTCACCGGACGGCTGATGCCACTGCTGCAGGCCGGCCGGGCTCGAGTGACCACCATGACCAGCAGCGCGGCACGCGGTATCCGGATTCCCTGGGACGACCTGCAGAGCGAGAGGCGCTACGCCCCGATCCGGGCGTACGGTTTGTCGAAGCTCGCCGATCTGCTGTTCGCCCTGCAACTGCAACGTCTCAGCGCCGCCGGTGGCTGGGGCGTGACCAGCAACGCCGCCCACCCCGGCACGACCCTCACGAACCTGTACGCGTCCGGCCCCAACCTCGGGCGGTCCCGGCCGGCGCCACACGAGGCGATCATGCGGCGCCTCGCTCGCTGGGGACTCTTCGCGCAGACCGTGGACGCCGGGCTGCTTCCTCCTCTATACGCGGCGACCAGCCCCGACGCCGGGGGCGGCCGTCTTTACGGCCCCGACGGCATCGGCCAGTTCACGGGTGCCTCGACCGAGCTGACGATCTACAAGTCGGCTCGCAGAGAGGAGGACGCCACGCGCCTGTGGGGCGTGTCAGAGCGTCTGACCGGTGTGTCGTTCGCGACCGCCTCCCTGTAG
- a CDS encoding transposase, translating into MAHRFKRDAIALVDSSGRTVTAVARELGISSESLRGWYCRAKADRGEGGSGELTSAEREELKRLRKEVREQQQTIEILKKATTFFVKANDR; encoded by the coding sequence CTGGCTCACCGCTTCAAGCGGGACGCTATCGCGCTCGTCGATTCCTCGGGCAGGACGGTCACCGCGGTGGCCCGGGAACTCGGTATCAGCTCGGAGTCCCTGCGTGGCTGGTATTGCCGGGCGAAGGCGGACCGGGGCGAGGGCGGGTCCGGTGAGCTGACCAGCGCCGAGCGCGAGGAGCTCAAGCGGCTGCGCAAGGAGGTCCGCGAACAGCAGCAGACGATCGAGATCCTGAAAAAGGCGACGACCTTCTTCGTGAAGGCGAACGACCGGTGA
- a CDS encoding IS3 family transposase, with amino-acid sequence MSELYRLIHAEKATYPIVLLCRVLKVARSSYYAWCEGEAARRARQAADDTLAHEITVVHIASRHTYGVPRIHAELRRLGRRVNRKRVARVMRERDIRGVTRRRRHSLTRPDAKAKPAPDLIGCDFHAERPGTKLVGDITYLPTTEGWLYLACWLDLATREVVGYAMADHHRAELVVDALDMAHGRGTLEPGCVVHSGRGSEYTSTQFRHRIGKLGLRRSCGRTGSCFDNAAAESFWALLKEEIRTRTWPDRATARAEVFSFIERPCCPIRVMAS; translated from the coding sequence GTGAGCGAGCTGTACCGGTTGATCCACGCGGAGAAGGCCACGTACCCGATCGTCCTGCTGTGCCGGGTGCTGAAGGTAGCCCGCTCCTCCTACTACGCCTGGTGCGAGGGCGAGGCCGCCCGTCGTGCCCGTCAGGCCGCCGACGACACGCTCGCGCACGAGATCACCGTCGTGCACATCGCCTCCCGACACACCTACGGTGTCCCACGCATCCACGCCGAACTGCGCCGCCTGGGCCGGCGGGTGAACCGCAAACGCGTCGCCCGCGTGATGCGTGAACGCGACATCCGCGGCGTCACCCGGCGCAGACGACATTCACTGACCCGGCCGGACGCCAAAGCGAAGCCGGCCCCGGACCTGATCGGCTGCGACTTCCATGCCGAGCGCCCCGGGACCAAGCTGGTCGGCGACATCACCTACCTGCCCACCACCGAGGGCTGGCTCTACCTCGCCTGCTGGCTGGACCTGGCCACCCGCGAGGTCGTCGGCTACGCCATGGCCGACCATCACCGCGCCGAGCTCGTCGTTGACGCTCTCGACATGGCACACGGCCGGGGCACACTCGAGCCCGGCTGCGTGGTTCACAGCGGTCGCGGCAGCGAATACACCTCGACCCAGTTCCGCCACCGAATAGGGAAGTTGGGGCTGCGGCGGAGCTGCGGACGCACCGGATCATGCTTCGACAACGCCGCCGCGGAAAGCTTCTGGGCCCTACTCAAGGAAGAGATACGCACCCGCACCTGGCCCGACCGGGCCACCGCCCGCGCCGAGGTCTTCTCCTTCATCGAGAGACCCTGTTGCCCAATTCGGGTGATGGCGTCGTGA